The following coding sequences lie in one Methylotuvimicrobium alcaliphilum 20Z genomic window:
- a CDS encoding isocitrate/isopropylmalate dehydrogenase family protein encodes MHNVTLIKGDGIGPSIMDQAVKIIDASGAKIHWEEADAGMAAFNKFGTPIPDATLESIDRNRVAFKGPLTTAVSEGFRSINVELRKKYDLYANVRPAKSWAGVQTRYSDIDIVIVRENTEGLYAGLEHYLTSKRDIAESLAVVTRHGSERIVDYAFKYARDNNRKKVTVCHKANILKYTQGLFLETAKEVAARYPDIEFDSKIIDATCMHMVMNPQQFDVVVTTNMFGDILSDLTAGLVGGLGLIPGANIGADAALFEAVHGSAPDIADKNIANPTAVIMAGVMMLDHLHEHEAANKVKTALEKVIAEGKYVTPDLNSNAGVGTDVMGQAIIDAMA; translated from the coding sequence ATGCATAATGTCACTTTGATTAAAGGTGATGGTATCGGTCCTTCCATTATGGACCAAGCGGTTAAAATCATCGATGCTTCCGGCGCCAAAATTCATTGGGAAGAAGCCGATGCCGGCATGGCCGCGTTTAATAAATTCGGCACACCGATTCCCGATGCGACACTTGAGTCGATCGATAGAAACCGAGTGGCTTTTAAGGGACCTTTGACAACAGCGGTCAGCGAAGGCTTTAGAAGCATCAATGTCGAATTACGTAAGAAATACGATCTTTATGCGAATGTGCGTCCGGCGAAAAGTTGGGCCGGCGTACAGACCCGTTACAGCGATATCGATATCGTGATCGTTAGGGAAAATACCGAAGGATTGTATGCCGGACTCGAGCATTATCTCACCAGCAAAAGAGACATAGCCGAAAGTCTGGCCGTCGTAACCCGCCATGGTTCCGAGCGTATCGTCGACTATGCATTCAAATACGCGCGGGACAATAACCGCAAGAAAGTTACGGTCTGTCATAAAGCCAATATTTTGAAATATACGCAAGGCCTGTTCTTGGAAACGGCAAAGGAAGTCGCCGCGCGTTATCCCGATATCGAATTCGATAGCAAGATCATTGATGCAACTTGCATGCACATGGTCATGAATCCCCAGCAATTCGATGTGGTAGTCACGACCAATATGTTCGGCGATATCTTGTCCGATTTGACCGCCGGCTTAGTCGGCGGTCTCGGTTTGATTCCGGGGGCTAACATCGGTGCCGATGCAGCCTTGTTCGAAGCAGTTCACGGTAGCGCGCCGGATATTGCCGATAAGAATATCGCAAATCCGACGGCCGTGATCATGGCAGGAGTCATGATGTTGGATCACTTGCATGAACATGAGGCGGCTAACAAAGTTAAAACGGCTTTGGAGAAAGTCATTGCCGAAGGCAAATATGTCACACCTGATCTGAATTCCAATGCCGGTGTCGGCACCGATGTCATGGGGCAGGCGATCATCGACGCGATGGCATAA
- a CDS encoding Uma2 family endonuclease, whose translation MNLAIKKSDHFSYADYVNWQTEQRYELIDGEAFMMAPAPDLAHQDIAGEIYRQIANSLEGKNCRPFIAPVDVRLPKHDEADERIDTVVQPDVFVVCDTAKLDRRGVLGPPDWIIEVLSPSTAGHDQIRKLSLYERSGVKEYWLVHPIDRILTVYRLCDGKYGKPEIFELQGATSSRSLPEVVIEWDELAARLPTEY comes from the coding sequence ATGAATTTAGCAATAAAGAAATCCGATCATTTTAGTTATGCCGATTATGTCAATTGGCAAACGGAACAACGCTACGAGCTAATCGACGGCGAGGCGTTTATGATGGCTCCCGCGCCAGACTTGGCCCATCAGGATATTGCCGGAGAAATTTACCGTCAAATTGCAAATAGCTTAGAAGGTAAAAATTGCCGGCCCTTCATCGCACCGGTCGATGTGCGTTTGCCGAAACATGACGAAGCCGACGAGCGTATCGACACTGTCGTGCAACCGGACGTGTTCGTCGTGTGCGATACCGCCAAATTGGATCGCCGCGGCGTACTCGGGCCGCCGGACTGGATCATCGAAGTCTTGTCGCCGTCCACTGCCGGCCACGACCAAATCCGGAAATTAAGCCTCTACGAACGCTCTGGCGTCAAAGAATATTGGCTAGTTCACCCGATCGACCGGATATTGACCGTTTACCGCTTATGCGACGGTAAATACGGAAAACCGGAAATATTCGAATTGCAAGGCGCTACATCATCGAGGAGCTTGCCGGAAGTCGTCATAGAGTGGGACGAATTGGCGGCACGCTTACCGACCGAATATTGA
- the gloB gene encoding hydroxyacylglutathione hydrolase, with the protein MLTVIQIPVLNDNYIYLAKDVESGLTAVVDPAVAGPVLDTLAEQGWRLDFILNTHHHGDHVGGNLELKKQTGCRIVGAKADKHRIPGIDIELSDGGHFHLGSTVFQIIETPGHTLGHIVYYSTEDGILFCGDTLFAMGCGRLFEGTAEQMWHSLQKIRALPSTTRVYCAHEYTLNNGRFALTVEPDNAALQQRMADVRRMRESDQPTVPFSIDDEVATNPFFRADVEALKTAIAMETLPPLAVFTELRSRKDVF; encoded by the coding sequence ATGTTGACGGTTATTCAAATCCCGGTCTTGAACGACAATTATATCTACCTGGCAAAAGACGTTGAGTCCGGATTAACGGCGGTGGTCGATCCTGCTGTTGCAGGACCAGTGCTGGATACCCTTGCCGAACAGGGTTGGCGGCTCGATTTTATTTTAAACACACATCATCATGGCGATCATGTCGGTGGGAACCTCGAGCTCAAGAAGCAGACCGGGTGCCGGATTGTCGGTGCGAAAGCGGATAAACATCGTATTCCGGGAATCGATATCGAATTGTCCGATGGCGGTCATTTTCATTTAGGAAGCACCGTTTTCCAAATAATCGAAACGCCGGGACATACTTTAGGTCATATCGTTTATTATTCGACCGAGGACGGCATTTTGTTTTGCGGCGATACCTTGTTTGCGATGGGCTGCGGGCGTTTGTTCGAAGGCACCGCCGAACAAATGTGGCATTCCTTGCAAAAGATAAGAGCATTGCCTTCTACGACACGCGTTTATTGTGCGCATGAATATACGTTGAATAACGGCCGTTTTGCATTGACGGTCGAACCCGATAATGCCGCGTTGCAACAAAGAATGGCCGACGTTCGACGTATGAGAGAGTCGGACCAACCGACCGTTCCTTTTTCGATCGATGATGAAGTGGCAACCAATCCTTTTTTTAGAGCGGATGTCGAAGCTTTGAAGACGGCTATCGCAATGGAAACACTACCGCCTCTGGCGGTATTTACGGAATTGAGATCGAGAAAAGACGTGTTTTGA
- a CDS encoding hydrolase — protein sequence MTYQPPWWLKTAHLQTVYPALLRKPAITLNIRRERLTTPDNDFIDIDFCGEGRSPLVILLHGLTGSSQSGYIKGLQSVFWQQGWRSAALNFRGCSGEPNQLARCYHSGDTEDIDFLYRILRQREPETPLAAVGFSLGGNVLLKWLGEQCSNVTLSAAVAVSVPLVLNICATKLDSGFSKIYRDRLLVELKEYLDTKLNYLIGIGHHEEADKIQRLGDLSSVKSFWQYDDRVVARLHGFEDVHDYYRRSSSKQYLKAIRVPTLLIQAFDDPFMTPAVLPTPDELSPNVILEVTPGGGHVGFVEGRNPLKPKYWLERRIPRFIAEQGFS from the coding sequence ATGACCTACCAACCTCCGTGGTGGCTAAAGACCGCCCATTTGCAAACCGTATATCCGGCTTTGCTCAGAAAGCCGGCAATAACTCTAAACATCAGACGCGAGAGGCTTACGACGCCGGATAACGATTTCATCGACATCGATTTTTGCGGAGAAGGCCGCAGCCCTTTGGTCATACTATTACACGGACTGACCGGAAGTTCTCAATCGGGTTATATAAAGGGGTTGCAGTCCGTTTTTTGGCAACAAGGTTGGCGAAGTGCAGCGCTCAATTTTCGCGGATGTAGCGGCGAGCCGAATCAATTAGCTCGTTGTTATCATTCCGGCGATACCGAGGATATCGATTTCCTCTATCGAATCCTTCGCCAACGTGAGCCGGAGACCCCTTTGGCGGCAGTCGGATTCTCGTTGGGCGGTAATGTCTTGCTAAAATGGTTGGGCGAACAGTGTAGTAACGTGACGCTCTCGGCAGCGGTTGCCGTATCGGTGCCTTTGGTCTTGAATATTTGCGCGACAAAATTAGATAGCGGATTTTCTAAAATTTACCGCGACCGCTTATTAGTGGAGTTGAAGGAATATCTCGATACGAAACTAAACTATTTAATCGGCATCGGGCATCATGAAGAGGCCGACAAAATTCAACGCTTGGGCGATTTATCCTCGGTAAAATCGTTTTGGCAATATGACGATCGGGTTGTGGCCAGGCTGCATGGATTCGAGGATGTTCATGATTATTACCGGCGCTCGAGTTCGAAGCAGTATCTTAAAGCTATTCGGGTGCCGACCTTATTGATTCAAGCATTCGACGATCCTTTCATGACGCCGGCTGTGTTGCCTACTCCTGACGAATTATCGCCGAACGTGATCTTGGAAGTCACGCCCGGAGGAGGGCATGTGGGCTTTGTGGAAGGTCGTAACCCTCTAAAACCTAAGTATTGGCTTGAGCGGCGCATCCCGCGTTTTATAGCCGAACAAGGTTTCTCTTAG